From the genome of Miscanthus floridulus cultivar M001 chromosome 10, ASM1932011v1, whole genome shotgun sequence, one region includes:
- the LOC136485283 gene encoding cytochrome P450 CYP72A616-like, translated as MVLEASFAAAASVPWIFLLGGLTGLVLLWQTGRLLHQLWWQPRRLERALRAQGIRGTSYHFPAGDLKEYGRLAKEAWSKPLPLRCHDTVQRVAPFLYQLVREHGKTSMSWFGPSPKVAIVDPELAKDVLSNKFGHMEKLKFPGLSKIMGDGVLSHEGEKWVKHRRILNPAFHLEKLKRMLPAFSACCQELVSRWAESLGSDGACELDVWPELQNLTGDVISRTAFSSSYHEGRRIFQLQAKQALLVMTNIRKIMIPGYMSLPTANNRKIHKNNKEVESILRDIIRKRIQAVKQGESTKDDLLGLLLETNMREGDGNNSESTGMGMTIEDIIEECKVFYFAGMETTSVLLTWTMVVLSMHPEWQDRARVEVTGLFGKNKPEYEGLSRLKIVAMVLYEVLRLYPPATSFARKTNKEMEIGGITYPAGVILELPVLFIHHDPDIWGGDVHEFRPDRFAEGISKASMDSGAFLPFGWGPRICIGQNFALLEAKMALCMILPRFEFELAPSYTHAPHTVITMHPMHGAQLKLKAI; from the exons ATGGTTCTTGAAGCGTCGTTTGCCGCTGCAGCGTCAGTGCCATGGATCTTCCTGCTCGGTGGTCTCACGGGCCTGGTGCTCCTGTGGCAGACCGGGCGGCTGCTGCACCAGCTGTGGTGGCAGCCTCGGCGTCTCGAGCGGGCGCTGCGTGCACAGGGCATCCGCGGCACGTCGTACCACTTCCCCGCCGGCGACCTCAAGGAATACGGCCGACTGGCCAAGGAGGCCTGGTCTAAGCCCCTGCCGCTGCGTTGCCACGACACCGTGCAACGAGTCGCGCCGTTTCTGTATCAACTTGTCCGGGAGCACGGGAAGACGAGCATGTCTTGGTTTGGCCCCAGCCCCAAGGTGGCCATCGTCGATCCTGAGCTTGCCAAGGACGTGCTGTCCAACAAGTTCGGTCACATGGAGAAGCTCAAGTTCCCCGGGCTGTCCAAGATAATGGGCGACGGCGTGTTGAGCCACGAGGGTGAAAAATGGGTCAAACACAGGAGGATCCTCAATCCTGCTTTCCATCTTGAGAAGCTCAAG CGCATGCTGCCAGCGTTTTCTGCGTGCTGCCAAGAGCTGGTAAGCAGATGGGCGGAGTCCCTTGGCTCTGACGGTGCGTGCGAGCTGGATGTTTGGCCTGAGCTGCAGAACCTCACTGGAGACGTCATTTCTCGCACCGCGTTCAGCAGCAGCTACCATGAAGGAAGAAGGATTTTCCAGCTACAAGCGAAGCAAGCTTTGCTTGTCATGACGAACATTCGGAAGATTATGATTCCCGGTTACAT GTCCTTGCCTACCGCAAACAACAGAAAGATTCACAAAAACAACAAAGAGGTCGAATCAATTCTGCGAGATATAATTAGGAAAAGAATTCAAGCAGTGAAACAAGGCGAGAGCACGAAAGATGACTTGCTGGGTCTATTGCTGGAGACAAACATGAGAGAGGGAGACGGGAATAATAGCGAATCTACCGGCATGGGGATGACGATAGAAGATATCATCGAGGAGTGCAAGGTATTCTATTTCGCAGGAATGGAGACCACATCAGTGCTGCTCACATGGACAATGGTTGTACTAAGCATGCACCCAGAGTGGCAGGACCGTGCGAGGGTGGAGGTGACAGGTTTGTTTGGCAAAAACAAGCCCGAGTATGAAGGCCTAAGCCGCCTTAAAATC GTGGCCATGGTCCTTTACGAGGTTCTCCGGCTGTACCCGCCAGCCACTTCTTTCGCCCGGAAAACAAACAAGGAGATGGAGATCGGCGGCATCACCTACCCCGCTGGCGTGATCTTGGAACTGCCCGTGCTCTTCATCCACCATGACCCAGATATTTGGGGAGGTGACGTGCACGAGTTCAGGCCCGACAGATTCGCCGAGGGGATCTCCAAGGCATCCATGGACTCGGGCGCGTTCCTCCCGTTCGGCTGGGGGCCGCGCATCTGCATCGGACAGAACTTCGCGCTGCTCGAGGCCAAGATGGCGCTGTGCATGATCCTTCCGCGATTTGAGTTTGAGCTCGCGCCGTCGTATACTCATGCGCCGCATACCGTGATAACGATGCATCCTATGCATGGAGCGCAGCTAAAGCTCAAAGCAATATGA